A genome region from Primulina eburnea isolate SZY01 chromosome 9, ASM2296580v1, whole genome shotgun sequence includes the following:
- the LOC140840897 gene encoding uncharacterized protein, producing the protein MGKSGTIDKFFKRKIPNQLDSPNSTAQSIASDDNLPPEVKSQKFRKVENTGVDLNLLERDPRLRRQIWEYSPNEQEEIRRAYLNLKAFQPILSEYPLNKNSLHPRRFQSSWYELFPWLEYSLAKDKAFCFPCFIFNKPSGCPKQTAFTVDGFDNWKKVRSGKTCSFQCHIGKDNVSSPHRITEKACDDLMNQPRHIQRFFDKVSSETVARNRLRLKVGIHVVRLLALQDVPFQGHDESSNSSNRGNFLEFLDIVALYNDELSCAIEKAPKNAKYTCHDIQKQILHMFSIRMKNIIREEITGIKGQGYDGASNMRGEFNGLQALILKDCKSAYYVHCFAHRLQLALVGAAKNVTLIHQFFDKLTFIVNIVGASCKRNDELKEAHTDDIAHLISINELETGRGLNQLCTLQRAADTRWSSHFRSVSSLIKMFSASCTVLLKVMEDGLPSQRTDATSVYDEMTSFDFVFILHLMREIMEITDVLCQTLQRKSQDILNAMELVSSTKKLLQELRDDKWDDLLEKAKSFCVARNIDVPDFSAQYVDRRGRARRHQGNFTIEHHYRVDLFYATIDSQMQEINVRFNEDAVELLMLSSALNPQNAYDSLRYLDICKLVEKFYPQDFTSDEKERLEMQLKHYEHNVVIGLYYKSLSTLSKLCQWLVKTKKADIYDLVFRVIVLVLTLPVSTATTERSFSAMNIVKTRLRSKMEDAFLSDALMIFIEREIAKNICIDTIIEDFENFKERRIPFI; encoded by the exons atggGAAAATCTGGTACAATTGATAAATTCTTTAAGAGGAAGATACCAAATCAATTAGATTCACCCAACTCTACAGCTCAGTCCATAGCCTCGGATGATAATCTTCCACCTGAGGTTAAGTCTCAAAAGTTTAGAAAGGTTGAAAATACCGGGGTTGATCTTAACTTGTTAGAGCGTGATCCAAGATTGCGTCGACAAATATGGGAATACTCTCCCAATGAGCAAGAGGAAATTCGTCGAGCTTATCTAAATCTAAAAGCATTTCAGCCAATACTTTCAGAATACCCACTAAACAAAAACAGTCTTCATCCTCGCAGGTTTCAATCGTCCTGGTATGAGCTTTTTCCTTGGTTAGAGTATTCCCTAGCAAAAGATAAAGCTTTCTGCTTTCCATGTTTTATCTTTAACAAGCCATCTGGATGTCCGAAGCAAACTGCATTTACAGTTGATGGATTTGATAATTGGAAGAAGGTTCGAAGTGGAAAAACATGTTCTTTCCAATGCCATATTGGAAAAGATAATGTATCATCACCCCATCGTATTACAGAAAAGGCATGTGATGATTTAATGAACCAACCTCGACATATACAAAGATTTTTCGACAAAGTTAGCTCAGAAACAGTTGCAAGAAATCGTCTTCGGTTGAAAGTTGGTATACATGTAGTTCGGTTGCTTGCACTTCAAGACGTCCCTTTTCAAGGTCATGATGAGAGCTCTAATTCATCTAATCGtggaaattttcttgaatttcttgatATTGTGGCCTTGTATAATGATGAACTTTCATGTGCAATAGAGAAAGCCCCGAAAAATGCCAAGTACACATGCCATGATATTCAAAAGCAAATACTTCACATGTTCTCAATccgaatgaaaaatataattcgTGAAGAAATTACAGGGATCAA AGGTCAAGGTTATGATGGTGCTAGCAATATGAGGGGTGAGTTCAATGGATTGCAAGCTTTGATTTTGAAAGATTGCAAGTCGGCTTATTATGTTCATTGCTTTGCCCATAGACTACAGTTGGCTCTTGTTGGAGCAGCAAAAAATGTAACTCTCATTCATCAGTTTTTCGATAAATTAACTTTCATAGTTAATATTGTTGGTGCTTCGTGCAAGCGTAATGATGAATTGAAGGAAGCTCACACAGATGACATTGCTCACTTGATTTCTATTAatgaacttgagacagggcgtggacttaatcagttgtgcactTTACAACGGGCAGCTGACACGCGTTGGAGTTCTCATTTTAGATCTGTATCGAGCTTGATCAAGATGTTTAGTGCATCATGTACGGTATTGCTCAAAGTTATGGAAGATGGGCTTCCTTCCCAACGAACAGATGCAACATCTGTTTATGATGAAATGACTTCATTTGATTTTGTATTCATCTTGCATCTTATGAGAGAAATTATGGAGATCACAGATGTTCTTTGTCAGACATTGCAACGTAAGTCTCAAGACATTTTGAATGCAATGGAGCTAGTGTCATCTACAAAAAAATTACTTCAAGAGCTAAGGGATGACAAATGGGATGATTTGCTTGAAAAAGCGAAGTCTTTTTGCGTGGCTCGTAATATTGATGTTCCTGATTTTAGTGCTCAATATGTTGATAGGCGAGGTAGAGCTCGTCGTCATCAAGGCAATTTCACCATTGAGCATCATTATCGGGTAGACTTATTTTATGCTACGATAGATTCACAAATGCAAGAAATTAATGTGCGTTTTAATGAAGATGCGGTGGAGTTACTTATGCTTAGTTCTGCCTTAAATCCTCAAAATGCATATGACTCATTGAGATATCTGGATATATGCAAATTGGTTGAAAAGTTTTATCCACAAGATTTTACTAGTGACGAAAAAGAGCGACTAGAGATGCAGTTGAAGCATTATGAGCATAATGTAGTTATAGGGCTATACTACAAAAgtctttcaactctttctaaGTTGTGTCAATGGTTGGTGAAGACTAAAAAAGCTGATATATACGACCTTGTTTTTAGAGTGATCGTGCTTGTGTTGACTCTTCCAGTTTCTACAGCTACTACAGAACGATCATTCTCAGCTATGAATATCGTCAAAACTCGGCTTCGGAGCAAAATGGAGGATGCTTTTCTCTCGGATGCATTGATGATATTTATTGAAAGAGAAATTGCTAAAAATATTTGTATTGATACTATcattgaagattttgaaaactTTAAGGAACGTCGAATTCCTTTTATTTAG
- the LOC140840898 gene encoding non-specific lipid-transfer protein 2-like, producing MNKSDAASSVALQCLLVAVILLGEAVHGTSAVTCSPLELTPCVGAIVGSQSPSAECCRKLREQTPCLCGYLKDPNLRPYVGSPNAKKVAAACGVPTPTC from the coding sequence ATGAACAAGTCTGATGCAGCATCAAGTGTGGCGCTCCAGTGTCTGCTAGTGGCAGTGATCCTGCTAGGTGAGGCGGTGCATGGGACCTCGGCAGTGACCTGCAGCCCACTGGAGCTGACTCCATGCGTCGGGGCCATAGTCGGGTCGCAGTCGCCGTCCGCCGAGTGTTGCCGGAAGCTTAGAGAACAAACGCCTTGTCTCTGCGGCTACCTCAAGGATCCAAACCTCCGGCCTTATGTGGGCTCTCCCAACGCCAAAAAGGTCGCTGCCGCTTGCGGAGTCCCCACGCCCACTTGCTAG
- the LOC140840558 gene encoding uncharacterized protein, with protein MAPLHGFKMLATKCTVAGSPTRSPTTSPVIPLRRRKTLRMLLSHGDGEDRPPGKGKSFSVSRKLKDLFLSSPPGLQERVARKRLSPTSGGGAGGGVGRCGTRSRRPTAATFRQRLLRRAWRPLLVAIPE; from the coding sequence ATGGCACCTCTCCACGGATTCAAGATGTTAGCCACCAAGTGTACGGTCGCCGGTAGCCCCACAAGAAGTCCCACTACCAGCCCGGTGATCCCCCTCCGCCGGAGGAAAACTCTCCGAATGCTGCTTAGTCACGGCGATGGCGAGGATAGACCACCTGGGAAGGGGAAGTCGTTTTCTGTGAGTCGAAAGCTCAAGGATTTGTTCCTGTCTTCTCCCCCGGGACTTCAGGAAAGGGTTGCGAGGAAGCGCTTGTCGCCGACCTCCGGGGGTGGTGCCGGAGGCGGTGTAGGCAGATGCGGGACACGATCACGGCGTCCAACAGCAGCTACGTTCCGGCAGCGATTGCTGAGGAGAGCTTGGCGACCTTTGCTCGTCGCTATACCTGAATAA
- the LOC140841671 gene encoding uncharacterized protein, which produces MGGVTSSVAAKFAFFPPTPPSYTVVTNESCGGALCIPEVPRRDDVDVLRLRTRKGNDVVAVHISHPKANATLLYSHGNAADLGQMYELFVELSLRLRINLMGYDYSGYGQSTGKPTECNTYADIDAVYKCLKEKYGVKDDQLILYGQSVGSGPTIDLAARIPDLRGVVLHSPILSGLRVLYPVKRTYWFDIYKNIDKIGGINCPILVIHGTADDVVDCSHGKRLWELCTVKYDPIWINGGGHCNLELYPEFIKHLKKFVLALGKLRQAPNVSAIASLEPENKSKSAENNTTDTIELPPDLPEISRNSLDSRLDKSKKSSVLEKSRMSTDRVDRFRRRKHLIW; this is translated from the exons ATGGGTGGAGTTACTTCGTCGGTCGCTGCTAAGTTCGCTTTCTTCCCGCCGACCCCGCCGTCGTACACGGTCGTGACGAACGAGTCGTGCGGCGGAGCGCTGTGTATTCCGGAGGTGCCTCGGAGGGACGACGTTGACGTTTTGAGGCTGAGGACGCGTAAAGGGAATGACGTGGTGGCGGTGCACATCAGCCACCCTAAGGCGAACGCGACTCTCCTCTATTCCCACGGTAACGCCGCCGATTTAGGTCAGATGTATGAGCTTTTCGTCGAGCTCAGCCTCCGTCTTCGCATCAATCTGATGGG GTATGATTACTCAGGCTATGGACAGTCCACTGGAAAG CCAACTGAATGTAATACATACGCAGACATTGATGCTGTATACAAGTGCCTCAAAGAGAAATATGGGGTTAAAGACGACCAATTAATACTCTACGGTCAATCTGTTGGTAGTGGTCCCACCATTGATCTTGCAGCACGAATACCTGACTTGAGAGGGGTTGTTCTGCATAGTCCTATTTTATCTGGGTTAAGGGTGTTGTACCCTGTAAAACGGACATATTGGTTCGATATTTACAAG AATATTGACAAAATTGGTGGAATTAACTGTCCAATTCTTGTTATTCAT GGAACAGCAGATGACGTTGTTGATTGCTCACATGGCAAGCGGCTTTGGGAGCTTTGCACCGTAAAGTACGATCCTATATGGATAAATGGCGGTGGACattgcaatcttgaactgtatCCCGAGTTCATCAAGCATCTCAAAAAGTTTGTATTGGCTCTTGGAAAATTAAGACAAGCACCCAATGTTTCAGCAATAGCATCATTAGAGCCCGAGAATAAGAGCAAATCAGCAGAAAACAACACTACAGACACGATCGAGTTACCACCAGATCTTCCAGAAATTTCAAGAAACAGTTTGGATAGCCGACTGGACAAATCCAAGAAATCGAGTGTTCTTGAAAAATCAAGAATGAGTACTGATCGTGTCGACAGATTTAGGAGGAGAAAACACCTGATATGGTGA
- the LOC140841670 gene encoding uncharacterized protein yields MDDNMEKTTSSLAIVEKKPQRTGGCVGIFFELFDWNRRFSKKKLFSKRLLPPVRSKQGSKENGGDDKHSKHRLIGDENSGGFPNMKKNRGSTNVDLGLKYETRAPSLVARLMGLESVPVLQRQKSKVVQVSGYESYKPEKFVNNEREHEGGVLIAEEIGSKHELRPQKLQKTGFNEQMPMTPFEAETHQFKDVLLKSKKRHPKLPTPVKSPRNLSKKNASKLIGAATRILEPGLQTSRSKSSLTYSNTLDHSPKCEGVLDKECFGQWPGVLSNQLEDSATFASVALKGHQFCPNCGRCMDNLGSRACISEQPLIFNSPSSHCAGLSGQESEKTQLGEPTFYQELEDELPEEYPLAKAPPFTGYERPFVSHKPEKSCFSGQVCEPWMDELLSCSSNHKTQNQNQISRLRNSVPARSKLNSLSCDKVSSSDSIKERRNFASFNQSSSGLSRSRLHVGMGNGKFETERCIENRQNDLVLQGQKRRSVNISRQGESCSGLSSTVNKQTYLFPHSMSGNEMGANVHSDNHQRNRTELLGLQERRVGIGQGDHTTISFRFNSPSKQKPGFPAVTKRRIQKDSATDDKSSGLNECGDALSILLEQKLKELACQSDDVGGNAAKKTTAMILQELITALTLEIPFQQDKSPVMSERETSSLSRLSCSKSSTICLANTVKVKRPADQLVESDRLSPGSVLEAYSSHMSLSSSQGDSFESLDSLASINIANTSKQLVANIIDNVSDIFRCLNFANCGLRGTKLDHANDVILNAEFVIGNVAPTCSIVQRNFSIKHLLVEELETLATVLWMNFGCSLGIEDSKEANQLRTFALDSIIEYLDSRFGRYIDLGSTLSQQLPLCLNTNTVFSAIVEDVRKWEESSRSVFEDLIEREMSSATEWTRFGTEKLDTAVEISRHLLQSLVEDIVIDF; encoded by the exons ATGGATGATAACATGGAGAAGACGACTTCATCTTTGGCTATTGTGGAGAAGAAGCCTCAGAGAACGGGAGGATGCGTGGGCATTTTCTTCGAACTATTTGATTGGAACCGTAGGTTTTCAAAGAAGAAGCTTTTTTCCAAGAGATTGCTTCCTCCAG TTCGGTCGAAACAAGGTTCGAAGGAAAACGGGGGAGACGATAAGCACTCGAAACATAGATTG attggtgATGAGAATAGCGGTGGTTTCCCAAATATGAAGAAGAATCGTGGATCGACCAATGTTGATCTTGGACTAAAGTATGAAACAAGAGCTCCTAGTTTGGTTGCCAGGCTCATGGGTCTGGAATCAGTGCCGGTATTACAGAGGCAGAAGTCCAAAGTCGTTCAAGTATCTGGATATGAAAGTTATAAACCAGAGAAGTTTGTGAATAATGAGCGTGAACATGAGGGAGGAGTTTTGATTGCAGAGGAAATTGGAAGTAAGCATGAATTGAGGCCCCAAAAGCTTCAAAAGACGGGCTTTAATGAGCAGATGCCAATGACTCCATTCGAGGCTGAGACGCATCAATTTAAGGATGTTTTATTGAAATCAAAAAAGCGTCATCCCAAGCTCCCTACTCCGGTCAAAAGTCCTAGAAATCTTTCCAAGAAAAATGCTTCTAAGTTGATTGGTGCGGCGACTAGAATTCTGGAACCTGGACTACAAACCAGCAGGTCTAAATCTTCTCTCACTTACTCCAACACCTTGGACCATTCTCCTAAATGTGAGGGTGTTTTGGACAAAGAGTGTTTTGGACAATGGCCAGGTGTGTTATCAAACCAACTAGAGGATTCTGCCACATTTGCAAGTGTTGCTTTGAAGGGGCATCAGTTTTGCCCAAACTGTGGCCGTTGTATGGATAATTTGGGTTCTAGAGCATGTATCAGTGAGCAGCCGCTCATTTTTAACTCACCGTCATCCCATTGTGCAGGTCTCTCTGGTCAAGAATCTGAAAAAACTCAGTTAGGGGAGCCAACATTTTACCAAGAACTAGAAGACGAGTTGCCAGAGGAATACCCATTAGCCAAGGCTCCTCCATTCACAGGCTATGAACGACCTTTTGTTAGCCATAAACCAGAGAAAAGTTGTTTCAGTGGACAGGTATGTGAACCTTGGATGGATGAACTCCTCTCATGTAGTTCTAACCACAAGACTCAAAACCAAAATCAGATTTCACGGCTAAGGAATTCAGTCCCTGCCAGGTCAAAACTAAACAGTCTGTCATGTGATAAGGTCTCATCGTCAGATTCCATCAAAGAGAGAAGGAATTTTGCTTCATTCAATCAAAGTTCAAGTGGTCTTAGTAGGTCGCGATTACATGTTGGAATGGGCAATGGGAAATTTGAAACTGAAAGGTGTATTGAAAACAGACAGAATGATTTGGTATTACAAGGACAAAAGAGGAGATCGGTTAATATCTCTAGACAGGGTGAAAGCTGCTCAGGTTTGAGCTCTACCGTTAATAAGCAAACTTATCTTTTTCCTCATTCAATGTCTGGGAATGAAATGGGAGCAAATGTTCACTCGGATAACCACCAAAGAAATAGAACTGAATTGCTTGGTTTACAGGAAAGAAGAGTTGGCATTGGCCAGGGGGACCATACTACTATTTCTTTTCGATTTAATTCTCCATCAAAGCAGAAACCTGGATTTCCTGCAGTTACGAAAAGAAGGATTCAAAAGGATTCAGCTACTGATGACAAATCATCTGGATTAAATGAATGTGGAGATGCCTTAAGCATCCTTCTTGAACAAAAGTTGAAGGAATTGGCTTGCCAAAGTGACGATGTTGGAGGTAATGCAGCTAAGAAAACCACTGCTATGATTTTGCAGGAGCTAATAACTGCCTTAACCTTGGAAATACCGTTTCAGCAGGATAAATCTCCAGTTATGTCCGAGAGGGAAACTAGTTCTCTAAGCCGTTTGTCATGCTCAAAGTCTTCTACTATTTGTCTG GCGAACACAGTGAAAGTTAAGAGACCGGCAGATCAACTAGTTGAAAGTGACCGGCTAAGTCCGGGATCTGTTCTTGAAGCATATTCTTCTCATATGAGTCTTTCCAGCAGTCAAGGCGATTCTTTTG AGAGTTTGGATTCTTTGGCCTCCATAAACATAGCAAATACAAGTAAACAACTGGTTGCCAACATCATCGACAATGTTTCAGACATTTTTCGATGCCTGAACTTTGCTAACTGTGGGTTGAGAGGAACGAAGCTTGATCATGCAAACGATGTTATCTTGAATGCTGAGTTTGTGATTGGGAATGTAGCTCCTACCTGTTCAATTGTACAAAGAAATTTTTCTATCAAACATTTGCTAGTCGAGGAACTTGAAACACTTGCAACTGTTCTTTGGATGAATTTTGGTTGCTCCCTTGGCATTGAGGATAGTAAAGAGGCAAATCAGCTTCGAACATTTGCACTGGATTCGATCATAGAGTATCTTGATTCAAGATTTGGTAGATACATTGACTTGGGATCGACACTGTCCCAACAATTGCCACTTTGCCTGAACACTAACACGGTTTTTTCGGCCATAGTTGAGGATGTGAGGAAATGGGAGGAATCTAGCAGGTCTGTTTTCGAAGATTTGATAGAGAGGGAGATGAGTTCTGCAACGGAATGGACACGATTCGGAACCGAAAAACTCGATACAGCTGTGGAGATCAGTAGGCATTTGCTTCAGAGTTTGGTGGAAGATATTGTGATAGATTTTTGA